The following are from one region of the Sphingobacteriales bacterium genome:
- a CDS encoding GNAT family N-acetyltransferase produces MSEFICRDYQENDYPSIEQLWVQTGVGNPARGDNPETIENTLKLGGKLIVLEEVSTKKITGTSWLTVDGRRVYLHHFAILPEYQGKKLSWILLKESLAFAKKMNLQIKLEVHKNNLKALRLYEKAGFRYLGDYLVYIIRNLDEI; encoded by the coding sequence ATGAGCGAATTCATTTGCCGCGACTATCAGGAAAACGATTATCCCTCCATAGAGCAGCTGTGGGTTCAGACAGGAGTTGGAAATCCTGCAAGAGGTGACAATCCTGAAACTATTGAAAACACACTGAAACTTGGCGGGAAGCTGATTGTCCTTGAAGAGGTGTCGACAAAAAAAATAACCGGCACCAGCTGGCTGACTGTTGACGGAAGACGGGTTTACCTCCATCATTTTGCCATACTTCCTGAATATCAGGGTAAAAAACTATCATGGATATTGCTGAAAGAATCTCTTGCTTTCGCAAAGAAAATGAACTTACAAATAAAGCTGGAGGTTCATAAAAACAACCTGAAAGCTCTTCGCCTGTACGAAAAAGCCGGATTCAGGTATCTTGGCGACTATCTGGTATATATCATCCGAAATTTGGACGAAATATAA
- the grpE gene encoding nucleotide exchange factor GrpE — translation MQTEEKQQDKIIEENNEAVKETSTEEEKLTEGQESNEKKEEEEINKLKTELAELQDKYLRLYSEFENYRRRTNKEKLDLIDYASERIILELLPVIDDFERAQQVMNENTEKDSVNNGINLIINKLKKILTDQGLEEIKCLEKEFNPDFHEAITKVAAPSKKLKGKIIDQVQKGYLLKGKVIRHSKVVVGE, via the coding sequence ATGCAAACAGAAGAAAAACAGCAAGATAAAATTATTGAAGAAAATAATGAGGCGGTAAAAGAAACTTCCACTGAAGAGGAAAAACTGACGGAAGGTCAGGAAAGCAATGAAAAGAAGGAAGAAGAAGAAATTAACAAATTAAAAACGGAGCTTGCCGAGCTTCAGGACAAATATCTCCGCCTTTATTCTGAATTTGAAAACTATAGGAGGCGTACCAACAAAGAAAAGCTCGACCTCATTGACTATGCTTCCGAAAGAATCATTCTTGAATTGTTGCCGGTCATTGACGATTTTGAACGGGCACAACAGGTGATGAATGAAAACACTGAAAAAGACAGTGTTAACAACGGCATTAATCTGATAATCAATAAATTAAAAAAGATATTAACCGATCAGGGACTGGAAGAAATCAAGTGTCTTGAAAAAGAGTTCAACCCTGATTTTCATGAAGCTATCACCAAAGTTGCTGCCCCTTCCAAAAAATTAAAAGGTAAAATAATTGATCAGGTTCAGAAAGGTTACCTGCTAAAGGGCAAAGTAATCAGACATTCAAAAGTGGTTGTAGGAGAATAA
- a CDS encoding TlpA family protein disulfide reductase, protein MKRLLIPAVFFVLIFRLHAQQIPDIELHCLNNDTIQLTDFQGKILLIEFWASWNRQSRENHKQLVSLYNRYKYSGFQHSATFDMISISIDLNEKDWQSAIEQDALHWRNHCCDFKGWKTEAVIKFDVYLIPFYLLIDDEGKIVKRQAHLNEIERYLQEMTVK, encoded by the coding sequence ATGAAAAGACTCCTCATTCCGGCTGTTTTCTTTGTGCTTATCTTTCGTTTGCATGCACAACAAATTCCGGATATCGAACTTCATTGCCTGAATAATGATACTATTCAATTAACTGATTTTCAAGGAAAAATACTACTCATTGAATTCTGGGCATCGTGGAACCGCCAGTCGAGGGAAAATCACAAACAACTGGTCAGTCTTTATAACAGATATAAGTATTCCGGCTTTCAGCATTCTGCAACATTTGACATGATCAGCATTTCGATCGACCTGAATGAAAAAGACTGGCAATCAGCCATTGAGCAGGATGCGCTGCATTGGCGAAACCATTGCTGCGACTTTAAAGGTTGGAAAACTGAGGCTGTAATTAAATTTGATGTTTATCTGATTCCTTTTTATCTACTGATCGATGATGAAGGAAAAATTGTTAAAAGGCAGGCTCATCTGAACGAAATTGAAAGATACCTTCAGGAAATGACTGTTAAATAA
- a CDS encoding Rrf2 family transcriptional regulator, translating to MAKIINFSEAAYIGLHGMILIARSGNELLNVTQIAERMNASRHHVAKVFQRLVKAGMLESTRGPSGGFVLKKDPQEVTFLEVFESIEGKLEESKCLNEHQICPFDKCIMNNIAKKISIEFRDYLSSQKLINYI from the coding sequence ATGGCTAAAATCATTAATTTCTCTGAGGCAGCATATATCGGATTACATGGCATGATACTGATTGCCAGATCCGGAAACGAATTGCTGAATGTTACCCAAATAGCCGAGCGAATGAACGCTTCGCGCCATCATGTAGCAAAAGTTTTTCAAAGGCTTGTCAAAGCCGGAATGCTTGAATCAACCAGAGGGCCAAGCGGTGGTTTCGTTTTGAAAAAAGACCCTCAGGAGGTAACATTTCTCGAGGTCTTCGAGTCGATTGAGGGAAAACTTGAAGAATCAAAATGCCTGAATGAACACCAGATATGCCCTTTCGACAAATGTATCATGAACAACATCGCCAAAAAAATATCAATTGAGTTCAGGGATTATCTTTCCTCTCAAAAACTGATCAACTACATTTAA
- a CDS encoding DUF4290 domain-containing protein: protein MNYNTHRDPLVFPEYGRNIQLMVDHLLTIPDKETRSIAAQQVVNLMAQQNPQYRNLPEYMQKLWDHLHIMAGYKLDVDSEYPKPEKPFGYRRNPKKPEYPGNPPKYRFYGKSLEKAIEKAAEMPEGEDRDQLINSLVSFMVLSYKIWNTEKVPDELIIKHLHELSHGKITISQVPEVFYVPERPVQKRTGSKKKKKKQNNKNKNY, encoded by the coding sequence ATGAATTATAACACGCACAGAGACCCTCTGGTTTTTCCGGAATACGGAAGGAACATTCAGTTAATGGTCGATCATCTGCTGACCATTCCTGATAAGGAAACAAGAAGTATTGCCGCACAACAGGTAGTAAACCTGATGGCACAGCAAAACCCGCAGTACCGTAACCTGCCTGAATACATGCAAAAACTTTGGGATCATCTTCATATCATGGCAGGATACAAACTGGATGTTGACTCTGAATATCCTAAACCAGAAAAACCTTTCGGATACAGAAGGAACCCAAAGAAACCGGAATATCCGGGTAATCCGCCCAAATACAGATTTTACGGGAAATCACTTGAAAAAGCCATTGAAAAGGCAGCAGAAATGCCGGAAGGAGAAGACCGTGACCAACTGATCAATTCTCTTGTTTCATTCATGGTTTTATCGTACAAGATCTGGAACACCGAGAAAGTTCCTGATGAATTGATTATTAAACACTTGCATGAACTCTCTCATGGAAAGATAACCATCAGCCAGGTGCCGGAAGTATTTTATGTCCCTGAGCGACCTGTTCAGAAAAGAACGGGTTCAAAGAAAAAGAAAAAGAAACAAAACAACAAAAACAAAAACTATTAA
- a CDS encoding isoprenylcysteine carboxylmethyltransferase family protein: protein MKHSAKTISLILVLIQFVILILLLITGDFIAGSVTGGISQSFGIFLGIWSVIAMSNSKLSVFPLPRNGAKLITHGPYRTIRHPMYTSLFLIFTPLVAMYFSWLRAILLIMLFITLWIKMTFEEKKLIEKFDNQYREYQKKTWQIIPFIF, encoded by the coding sequence ATGAAACATTCAGCTAAAACTATTTCACTCATACTTGTCTTAATACAGTTTGTTATTCTGATACTGCTTCTGATCACCGGTGATTTTATTGCCGGCTCCGTTACCGGAGGTATTTCCCAGAGTTTTGGAATATTCCTCGGAATATGGTCAGTTATTGCCATGTCAAACAGCAAACTTTCTGTTTTTCCCCTACCAAGGAACGGAGCAAAACTGATCACTCATGGTCCGTATCGGACTATCAGGCATCCCATGTACACCTCACTGTTTCTTATATTTACACCACTTGTCGCCATGTATTTTTCATGGTTGCGGGCAATTCTTCTGATCATGCTGTTTATTACACTTTGGATTAAGATGACTTTCGAAGAAAAAAAGCTAATTGAAAAATTCGATAATCAATACAGGGAATATCAAAAAAAAACCTGGCAGATTATACCATTTATCTTTTAA
- the murA gene encoding UDP-N-acetylglucosamine 1-carboxyvinyltransferase has protein sequence MDYFRINGPVKIKGEIHPQGAKNEALQVLAAVLLTNEKVTIRNIPYIRDIIRQIELLKMLGVRVERINEHDYIFDASEVTLHQMYSQEFIETSKNIRGSVLLIGPMLARFGEMALSKPGGDKIGRRKLDTHLTGLHDLGAVYEFDALHGVFRLKAKNLKGAFIHLDEPSVTGTGNVLMAAVLAKGKTTIYNAACEPYVQQLCRMLNAMGAKITGIGTNCIEIEGVESLSGCEHTCLADMIEIGSFIGMAAITGSELIIRNANVNHLGIIPRVFKRLGISFVINNDDIFIPAQGVYEIEKQIDGHIPTIYDAPWPGFTPDLISIALVVATQAKGNILIHQKMFESRLFFVDNLIDMGAQIILCDPHRATVIGLEKKNLLRGIRMRSPDIRAGVALLIAAMSAEGESIIYNIEQIDRGYENIDLRLNALGAGIIRECE, from the coding sequence ATGGATTATTTTCGTATTAACGGGCCTGTTAAAATCAAGGGTGAGATTCATCCGCAGGGGGCCAAAAACGAAGCACTTCAGGTTCTGGCAGCTGTCCTGCTGACCAACGAAAAAGTGACGATACGAAATATTCCTTATATCAGAGACATCATACGCCAGATCGAACTCCTGAAGATGCTGGGGGTCAGGGTTGAACGAATCAATGAGCATGATTACATCTTTGATGCTTCTGAAGTTACCCTCCATCAAATGTATTCTCAGGAATTTATTGAAACCAGCAAAAACATTAGGGGTTCAGTTCTTTTAATAGGTCCTATGCTCGCAAGGTTTGGCGAAATGGCACTTTCCAAACCCGGTGGTGATAAAATCGGAAGACGTAAACTCGATACCCACCTGACCGGGCTGCATGATCTGGGTGCTGTCTATGAGTTTGACGCCCTTCATGGTGTTTTCAGGTTAAAGGCAAAAAACCTAAAAGGGGCATTTATTCATTTGGATGAGCCTTCGGTTACCGGTACCGGGAATGTATTGATGGCAGCTGTCCTCGCAAAAGGCAAAACAACCATTTACAATGCTGCCTGTGAGCCTTATGTTCAGCAACTCTGCAGAATGCTCAATGCCATGGGTGCAAAAATTACGGGAATTGGAACGAATTGTATTGAAATTGAAGGCGTTGAATCCTTAAGCGGATGCGAACATACCTGTCTGGCCGATATGATTGAAATCGGAAGTTTTATCGGCATGGCTGCTATCACAGGCTCTGAACTTATTATCCGTAATGCCAATGTGAATCATCTGGGAATCATTCCACGTGTATTCAAGCGACTCGGAATTTCATTCGTTATCAATAATGACGATATTTTCATCCCTGCTCAGGGAGTGTATGAAATTGAAAAACAGATTGATGGCCATATCCCAACCATTTATGATGCCCCATGGCCGGGCTTTACGCCCGATCTCATCAGCATTGCACTGGTGGTAGCTACACAGGCCAAAGGAAATATCCTTATTCACCAGAAAATGTTTGAAAGCAGGTTGTTTTTCGTTGATAACCTGATAGATATGGGTGCACAGATTATCTTATGCGACCCACACCGGGCAACGGTCATCGGACTGGAGAAAAAAAACCTCCTCAGAGGAATACGTATGCGGTCGCCCGATATTCGTGCAGGGGTGGCTCTGCTGATTGCTGCCATGTCTGCCGAAGGTGAAAGCATCATTTACAACATCGAACAAATAGACCGTGGCTATGAAAACATTGACCTTCGGCTGAATGCGCTGGGGGCAGGTATTATACGCGAATGCGAATAA
- a CDS encoding MBL fold metallo-hydrolase, with product MKTHCLILLNVLIMFASCRSQQFEKDTFQNKKGELVITFIGHGTLMIEYNQMVYHIDPWSKLADYHQLPKADFILLTHHHPDHLDKSAINILKKEKTIIIGTKKCQEELAVVQSLKNGESAQLGEVYLYVVPAYNVVNKRNDNQPFHPRGEGNGYVIDMDDLRIYIAGDTENIPEMKSIKNVDIAFLPCNLPYTMTPEMFTDAVKMINPKVLYPYHYGDTDLNVLKQLLKNEKNIDIRIRKMK from the coding sequence ATGAAAACGCATTGCCTGATTTTATTAAATGTATTGATTATGTTTGCTTCATGTCGTTCTCAACAGTTCGAAAAGGATACTTTTCAAAATAAAAAGGGTGAACTGGTCATTACCTTTATCGGCCACGGGACCTTGATGATTGAATACAATCAGATGGTTTATCACATAGATCCCTGGAGTAAGCTGGCAGATTATCATCAATTGCCTAAGGCAGATTTCATCTTACTGACCCATCATCATCCTGATCATCTCGATAAAAGTGCCATAAATATTTTGAAAAAGGAGAAAACAATCATTATCGGAACGAAAAAGTGTCAGGAGGAACTTGCTGTAGTTCAATCCCTGAAAAATGGGGAATCCGCCCAATTAGGGGAGGTGTATCTGTATGTAGTACCTGCATACAATGTTGTCAATAAAAGGAACGACAATCAACCCTTTCATCCACGTGGTGAGGGAAACGGGTATGTAATCGATATGGATGATTTGAGAATTTACATTGCCGGAGACACTGAAAATATCCCTGAAATGAAAAGCATTAAGAATGTGGACATTGCTTTTTTACCATGCAACCTGCCTTATACCATGACACCGGAAATGTTTACAGATGCAGTTAAAATGATTAACCCCAAAGTGCTTTATCCCTATCATTACGGAGATACTGACCTTAATGTACTCAAGCAGCTACTCAAAAACGAAAAAAATATCGACATCAGGATCAGAAAAATGAAGTGA
- a CDS encoding TlpA family protein disulfide reductase, with translation MKITENIKNQVRQYLEKRTRWQVFSDVLFAVLLVLMLIPPARNQMIIGFRKLTMKQPPIASIKPPLDLTNNDLNWEFQTPEGEVINFNDLTEKPVFLNFWSVSCPHCIAELENIENLYSKYKDKVYFIMITHESPVKVKNYLSEKGIDIPFYLTYGDVPEIFDVQFIPTAFIISTDKKIVYKKTGPARWDGDKMFDFFNQLIADAN, from the coding sequence ATGAAAATAACGGAAAACATAAAGAATCAGGTCAGGCAGTATCTTGAAAAAAGAACCCGCTGGCAGGTGTTTTCTGATGTGTTATTTGCCGTTTTATTGGTACTCATGCTGATACCTCCTGCCCGGAACCAGATGATTATCGGGTTTCGTAAACTTACCATGAAGCAGCCACCCATTGCATCCATTAAACCTCCGCTGGATTTGACAAATAATGATCTGAACTGGGAGTTTCAAACCCCTGAGGGAGAAGTTATTAATTTCAACGACCTGACGGAAAAACCGGTATTTCTTAATTTCTGGTCGGTGAGTTGTCCTCATTGCATTGCAGAGTTGGAAAACATTGAAAACCTTTATTCAAAGTATAAAGACAAGGTTTATTTTATCATGATAACCCACGAAAGTCCGGTAAAAGTTAAAAACTATCTTTCGGAAAAAGGCATAGATATTCCGTTTTACCTGACTTATGGCGATGTCCCGGAAATATTTGATGTTCAGTTTATTCCTACAGCTTTTATCATTTCAACGGATAAAAAGATAGTATATAAAAAGACAGGCCCTGCCAGATGGGACGGAGATAAAATGTTCGACTTTTTCAATCAGTTGATTGCTGACGCCAATTAA
- a CDS encoding 1-acyl-sn-glycerol-3-phosphate acyltransferase has product MRKLLFVLYQPYKWLFFIPVSFLITFFWGTGAVIFSYFLKPAVVSKIFGVSWAQIILFLTPVKTKIYGRNNIQKNKSYVIIANHSSQYDILLLYAKLGVDFKWVMKKELRAIPGLGAACERMEHIFIDRSTPLGALDTIEKAKKRIVNGTSVIFFPEGTRSRNGEISSFRRGAFKFAFDLGLPILPVTISGTYNVLPPKSWNVRPGTISLHIHPPIDISDYSWKEADILINNAKNIILSPLS; this is encoded by the coding sequence ATGCGAAAGTTATTGTTTGTGTTATACCAGCCTTATAAATGGCTGTTTTTCATTCCGGTTTCTTTTCTCATCACTTTTTTCTGGGGTACCGGAGCTGTAATCTTTTCTTACTTCCTCAAGCCGGCAGTTGTCAGTAAAATATTCGGAGTCAGTTGGGCACAGATTATCCTTTTTCTTACCCCTGTCAAAACAAAAATCTACGGCAGAAACAATATTCAGAAAAATAAGTCTTACGTCATCATTGCCAATCATTCCAGCCAATACGACATCTTGTTGTTATATGCCAAATTGGGTGTTGATTTTAAATGGGTGATGAAAAAAGAGCTGAGAGCCATTCCGGGACTTGGAGCTGCCTGCGAAAGAATGGAGCATATTTTTATTGACCGATCGACACCTTTGGGTGCCCTTGATACCATTGAAAAAGCAAAAAAGAGAATCGTAAACGGCACGTCCGTTATTTTCTTCCCGGAAGGGACACGTTCCAGAAACGGAGAAATCAGCAGTTTCAGACGTGGAGCATTTAAATTTGCTTTCGACCTCGGATTGCCCATCTTACCTGTTACCATTTCAGGAACTTACAATGTTCTTCCACCCAAAAGCTGGAATGTCAGACCAGGGACCATCAGCCTTCACATTCATCCACCTATCGATATCAGCGATTACTCATGGAAAGAAGCCGACATATTAATTAACAATGCTAAAAATATCATTCTTTCGCCTTTATCTTAA
- the dnaJ gene encoding molecular chaperone DnaJ yields MTTKKDYYEILGVSRNATAEEIKKAYRQMALKYHPDKNPGNKEAEEKFKEAAEAYEILSDPDKRAKYDRFGHQAFQGGGYSGAGGWSVEDIFQHFGDIFSDWGDSPFGSFFGGSTRSRQRVVKGTDLRIKVQLTLSEIAKGVTKKIKVRKLVTCQTCGGSGAKNSNSYRTCNTCNGTGQIRRATNTFLGQMVTTQTCPTCNGEGRMVYDRCETCRGEGKVTGEEVIELNIPAGVTDGVQLSVSGKGNAAGKGGIPGDLIVVIEEIEDKHLKREGTNVIYDLYLNFADAALGTTVEVPTIDGKAKFSIPAGTQGGKIFRLKNKGIPELNGYGRGDQLIHVNIYIPSKLSTEEKRILEMLRNSPNFNPSPDFHDKSFFEKVKEAFR; encoded by the coding sequence ATGACAACAAAGAAAGATTATTACGAAATATTAGGAGTCAGCCGAAATGCTACTGCCGAGGAAATTAAAAAAGCCTACAGGCAGATGGCATTGAAATATCATCCCGATAAAAATCCAGGCAATAAAGAAGCGGAAGAAAAATTTAAAGAAGCCGCAGAAGCTTATGAAATCCTGAGTGATCCGGATAAAAGGGCAAAATACGACCGATTTGGCCATCAGGCATTTCAGGGAGGAGGTTATTCAGGTGCCGGTGGTTGGAGCGTGGAAGATATTTTCCAGCATTTTGGAGACATTTTCAGCGACTGGGGAGATTCTCCTTTCGGATCTTTCTTCGGAGGCAGTACACGCAGCCGTCAAAGGGTTGTTAAAGGCACTGACCTGAGAATCAAGGTACAACTTACACTTTCAGAGATTGCAAAGGGTGTTACCAAAAAAATTAAAGTCAGGAAATTGGTTACCTGTCAGACCTGTGGAGGTAGTGGTGCAAAAAACAGTAATTCTTACCGCACCTGTAATACCTGTAACGGAACAGGACAAATCCGCAGAGCTACCAATACATTTCTCGGACAAATGGTTACTACGCAAACCTGTCCGACCTGCAACGGTGAAGGTCGAATGGTTTACGACCGTTGCGAAACCTGCCGCGGAGAAGGAAAAGTAACCGGAGAGGAAGTCATTGAACTCAACATTCCGGCAGGTGTTACTGACGGGGTTCAACTATCGGTATCCGGTAAGGGAAATGCTGCCGGTAAAGGGGGTATTCCCGGTGATTTGATTGTGGTTATTGAAGAAATTGAAGACAAACACCTCAAACGGGAAGGCACCAATGTTATTTATGATTTATACCTGAATTTTGCCGATGCAGCGCTCGGAACCACTGTCGAAGTTCCAACCATTGACGGAAAAGCTAAATTTTCAATACCTGCAGGCACTCAGGGGGGTAAAATTTTCAGATTAAAAAATAAAGGTATTCCCGAACTTAATGGCTATGGAAGAGGCGACCAACTCATCCACGTCAATATTTATATTCCTTCAAAACTTTCTACTGAAGAAAAAAGAATACTCGAAATGCTGAGAAATTCACCCAATTTCAATCCTTCTCCTGATTTCCATGATAAAAGTTTTTTTGAAAAAGTGAAGGAAGCTTTCAGGTAG